The genomic segment CGTTCGCCGGCGTCTGCGCGCCGGGCGGTCCCTCGTAGGAGATGACCGACAAGTCGAGGTCGCCATCGTTGTCGAAATCCCCCCAGTCGGCGCCGACCGCGTGGCTCTCCACGCCAACGCGCAGCGCCTGACCGACTTCGGTGAACGTGCCGTCGCCGTTGTTGCGATACAGCTGACTGCGCCCGTAGTTGGGCACGAAGAGGTCGAAGTCGCCGTCGTTGTCGTAATCGCCGACGGCGCAGCCGACGCCGCCTTCCGCCGTGGTGCGCGGAGGGCCGGTCATGCCAAGCGCGGGCGCCACATCGGTGAACTTGCCGCCATCGTTGCGCCACAACGCATCCGTGGCGCCGGACTGATTGGCGAGGAACAGATCAAGATCCCCGTCGCGATCGATGTCGAACCAGCAGGCGCCCACGGTGGGGCGGCTGTCCGTGGGTCCGACGCCGACGAAGACCGGTGAAAACCGGCCGCCATCATTACGGAACAGGCGGTTGTCGCCCGCGCGATCCGTGGCGTAGACGTCGAGGTCGCCGTCGTTGTCGTAGTCAATCCAATTCGTCTGGCGGGCCGAGCGATTGGGGATGGTGAGCCCGATGCTGGCGGCGACGTCGCGGAATCGGGTGCCTCCTTCATTGTGCAAAACGACAGTCAGCTTCTCCTTCGACGTTGCGCCGCCGAGCAGGTCGATGAAGCCGTCGCCATCGAAGTCTCCCCAGCTGAGGCCGCGCAGCTCGTGGCTGCCGGGCTGCGGCATGCCCATCTGCGCGCCGACGCTGACCAGCACGCCCTGGTCGTTCCGGTACAGCCGCACTTCGCCGCTGCCGAGCGACACCGCGAGATCGAGATCGGCGTCGTTGTCGAAGTCGCCCCAGGCATTGGCGAACGAATTGGGAACGCTGAACAGGTCGGCCTGCACCGCGACAAAGGGCAGCTGCGGGGACTGCCGTGACATCGGCAACCGGACCGCCGCGGTCACGGCAACGCCGGTCGCCAGCACGGCAAGGCGCCAGACACGCCAGCCCGAACGACGCACGACCTTGGACATGTGGTCAACCTGTGAGGAGAATGCTGCGCGCGACGGCTCAAGCATGGCGCGCCGCAGGCGGATTCGCCACGATCGGTCACGGCAGGCCGGCGCAGGTCGCACGAAGCGTGTTGCCGATTTCGCGGGGAGACTCTATGGTGGAAAGGCAAGACGCCGTGACAGAGCCGACGCCGGTGCATGCACCATCGGCGACACCGAGTTCGCGGAGCCCCCC from the Gemmatimonadaceae bacterium genome contains:
- a CDS encoding CRTAC1 family protein, yielding MSKVVRRSGWRVWRLAVLATGVAVTAAVRLPMSRQSPQLPFVAVQADLFSVPNSFANAWGDFDNDADLDLAVSLGSGEVRLYRNDQGVLVSVGAQMGMPQPGSHELRGLSWGDFDGDGFIDLLGGATSKEKLTVVLHNEGGTRFRDVAASIGLTIPNRSARQTNWIDYDNDGDLDVYATDRAGDNRLFRNDGGRFSPVFVGVGPTDSRPTVGACWFDIDRDGDLDLFLANQSGATDALWRNDGGKFTDVAPALGMTGPPRTTAEGGVGCAVGDYDNDGDFDLFVPNYGRSQLYRNNGDGTFTEVGQALRVGVESHAVGADWGDFDNDGDLDLSVISYEGPPGAQTPANALLRNDGAAGFVNLLSKDSPLNKADHGVQFVDYDNDGGLDLTVTDGYGPVGGHFIFRNILPDAAKRHSLSVLVLDAQGHQTRFGAEVRLFDRGGRLLASRQVVTGGGYNTQRAAPVHFGLATLERVTVEVTFMSSRGRKTQTIRNVNPTDYYGRHLVIRERR